One window of the Patescibacteria group bacterium genome contains the following:
- a CDS encoding VanZ family protein: MNRYKKLIYYYLPPLLLAGLIFYLSSIPDLQSGLPNTFDLVLRKIAHMAEYGLLVILLLRMFFNNDEIKRDLKTGTVKHQNMLYLEIIAAGILVSLLYALSDEFHQVFVPGRSGSLWDAGIDFIGIVIGTIIYDRKRW; this comes from the coding sequence ATGAACAGATATAAGAAACTTATTTACTATTACCTTCCGCCGCTGCTTTTGGCCGGGCTAATTTTCTATTTATCATCAATCCCTGATTTACAGAGCGGATTGCCGAATACTTTTGATTTGGTTTTGAGGAAAATAGCCCACATGGCGGAATACGGGCTTTTGGTAATTTTACTGCTGAGAATGTTTTTTAATAATGATGAAATTAAAAGAGACCTGAAAACCGGAACGGTTAAACATCAGAATATGTTATACCTGGAAATTATCGCGGCCGGGATACTGGTATCATTACTTTATGCTTTGTCTGACGAGTTCCACCAGGTTTTCGTGCCGGGCAGAAGCGGTTCGCTGTGGGATGCCGGGATTGATTTTATCGGGATTGTTATTGGAACCATCATCTACGACCGCAAACGATGGTAA
- the rplT gene encoding 50S ribosomal protein L20, producing the protein MPRVKRGTAHVKRRKNLLARTKGYKWGRKKKIKEAKTAVLKAGAHAFRDRRAKKRSARSVWQIRINAAVREEGLSYSKFIDLLKKSKVEIDRKVLSELAQKNPEVFKAIVKLVQK; encoded by the coding sequence ATGCCTAGAGTAAAAAGAGGAACCGCGCATGTAAAAAGGAGAAAAAACCTTTTAGCACGCACCAAGGGTTACAAATGGGGACGCAAGAAAAAGATTAAAGAAGCCAAGACCGCGGTCTTAAAAGCCGGCGCTCACGCATTCCGTGACCGACGCGCCAAAAAAAGATCCGCCCGCAGTGTCTGGCAGATTCGAATCAACGCCGCCGTCAGAGAAGAAGGATTGTCTTATTCCAAATTCATCGACCTGCTGAAAAAATCCAAAGTGGAAATCGACCGCAAAGTTCTTTCGGAACTGGCGCAGAAGAATCCGGAAGTTTTCAAGGCAATCGTCAAACTGGTGCAAAAATAG
- the smpB gene encoding SsrA-binding protein SmpB, producing MKIIAKNKRAYFDYFVEETLEAGLVLTGPEVKSAKAGHVNLKGSFVSLIDGIPKIVNCHISSYKHAKTKQSNYDPTGPRKLLLNRKEVSSLIGLSQQKGLTLLPLSIYTKNGFVKVELGLCKGKKKHDKRDILKKKAVNREIAQAIRDKTSR from the coding sequence ATGAAAATTATAGCAAAAAACAAGCGCGCCTATTTTGACTACTTTGTTGAGGAAACACTGGAGGCCGGTTTAGTTTTGACCGGGCCGGAAGTGAAATCAGCTAAAGCAGGCCACGTCAACCTCAAAGGCAGTTTTGTTTCTTTAATCGACGGCATTCCAAAAATTGTAAACTGCCACATATCATCATACAAGCATGCTAAAACCAAGCAAAGCAACTATGATCCGACCGGACCCAGAAAACTGCTGTTAAACAGGAAAGAGGTGTCATCATTGATCGGATTATCACAGCAAAAAGGCTTGACATTACTGCCACTTTCTATTTATACTAAGAACGGATTTGTTAAAGTCGAGCTTGGTTTATGCAAGGGCAAGAAGAAACACGACAAGCGTGACATTCTGAAGAAAAAAGCGGTCAACAGGGAAATTGCCCAGGCCATCCGCGACAAGACAAGCCGCTAG
- a CDS encoding DUF350 domain-containing protein, whose protein sequence is MDIFKEYLITFGWGITGAITMAIALPILLWVFDKFTPINEWEEIKKGNIGVAIIIGALIIGFAIVMGFSIVPSL, encoded by the coding sequence ATGGATATATTTAAAGAATATTTAATCACATTTGGTTGGGGGATAACAGGTGCAATAACTATGGCAATTGCGCTACCGATTCTTCTCTGGGTGTTTGATAAATTTACACCTATTAATGAATGGGAAGAAATTAAAAAAGGAAACATTGGAGTAGCAATTATCATTGGAGCTTTAATAATTGGATTTGCTATTGTAATGGGTTTCTCAATTGTGCCTTCTTTATAA
- the infC gene encoding translation initiation factor IF-3 produces the protein MTTIYNKFNKPIDRGPRKNSFIRATEVLLIDEQGNKLGTVPIAEAQQMAIDQGIDLVEVSTGATPPVCKLVDFGKYQYRKDKAERKQKAKQKKVEIKGIRLTLKIGKHDIDVRLKQASKFLDQGDKVKIEMMLKGREKAHFDLAKEIFENFHASLGDTILIEQPIVRKGAKLISIIAKK, from the coding sequence ATCACAACTATTTACAACAAATTCAACAAACCGATTGATCGAGGGCCGAGAAAAAACAGTTTTATTCGAGCCACCGAAGTTCTATTAATTGATGAACAGGGAAATAAGTTGGGCACCGTTCCGATTGCAGAAGCACAGCAGATGGCTATAGATCAGGGAATTGATCTTGTTGAAGTTTCAACCGGAGCCACCCCTCCGGTATGTAAATTGGTTGATTTCGGAAAATACCAGTACCGGAAAGATAAAGCGGAACGTAAACAAAAAGCCAAACAGAAAAAGGTAGAGATCAAAGGAATCAGGCTAACCTTAAAAATCGGCAAACACGATATTGATGTCAGGCTGAAACAAGCCTCAAAGTTCCTGGACCAGGGTGATAAAGTAAAGATTGAAATGATGCTCAAAGGTAGAGAGAAAGCCCATTTTGACCTGGCTAAAGAAATATTTGAAAATTTTCATGCGAGTTTAGGTGATACCATTTTGATTGAACAGCCGATTGTCAGAAAAGGCGCAAAATTGATCAGTATCATTGCAAAAAAGTAA
- a CDS encoding DUF167 domain-containing protein: MWNQESETGTIVFLKVIPKSRESRVVGVSGDFLKVKLNSAPEKGKANNELVSLLAGHLKLRKSDIEILQGQTDSHKTIFIPLKLSEIESRLF; encoded by the coding sequence ATGTGGAACCAGGAATCAGAAACAGGTACAATTGTCTTTCTTAAAGTAATTCCAAAATCAAGGGAAAGCAGAGTCGTCGGTGTGTCCGGCGATTTTTTGAAAGTGAAACTGAATTCCGCGCCGGAAAAGGGGAAGGCTAATAATGAGCTTGTCAGCCTGTTGGCAGGGCATCTTAAGCTGCGCAAATCGGATATAGAAATATTGCAGGGCCAGACGGACAGTCATAAAACAATATTCATCCCGTTGAAATTAAGTGAGATTGAGTCTAGGTTATTTTAG
- the argS gene encoding arginine--tRNA ligase, with protein sequence MIKEKIQNIVRDEIMKQQQNNELIGFDIPEIDIEYPQNNQYGDYSCNVALKLAGTLRQSPMELGSQLVEGIQKRIADNDILEKVELAAPGFINFYLSPAWLSDATKIIFDKAEDFGRSNFGHRKKIQVEFVSANPTGPLHVGNGRGSFLGDTLAKILAHVGYQVEREYYVNDMGKQVDTLGESVLRRYLQRKGIPVPYPDYCYQGEYIKDLASSFVLRNYTLSSVKKIDEIKEKTKMTVLNKMLKQIKDFLEKKLNIKYDVWFSEKSLMDSGKFDKTIAQLKEKNLTFEQDGALWFRSTEFGDDKDRVLIKKDGKPTYFATDIAHHLVNFETNSRKVNILGADHHGEIPRLQAALKALGHEGKLDVIFVQLVRLLEGGYEVKMSKRSGSFITLEELVEEVGLDVTRFFFLMYAVSTHMDFDLSLARKKSSKNPVYYVQYAHARICSIMEKLKNEEATLSKVNAELSHPTELILIKELIKFPDLLKEISKSYEVHRLPFYTIEIAKKFHDFYAKCKVIEEGNINEGRLRLIQATQITLQNALALMGVSAPTKM encoded by the coding sequence ATGATCAAAGAGAAAATACAAAATATCGTCAGGGATGAGATTATGAAGCAGCAACAGAATAATGAGCTGATCGGTTTTGACATCCCTGAAATTGATATTGAATATCCGCAAAATAATCAGTACGGGGACTATTCCTGTAATGTGGCTCTGAAACTGGCCGGGACGCTCAGGCAGAGTCCCATGGAGCTCGGCAGTCAGCTGGTCGAAGGAATCCAAAAAAGGATCGCGGATAATGATATTCTGGAAAAAGTGGAGTTGGCTGCGCCGGGATTTATTAATTTCTATTTATCACCCGCCTGGCTTTCAGATGCTACCAAAATAATATTTGATAAAGCGGAAGATTTTGGCAGGAGCAATTTTGGCCATCGGAAAAAAATACAAGTTGAGTTTGTTTCCGCCAATCCCACAGGCCCCCTGCATGTCGGCAACGGCCGTGGATCATTCCTCGGGGATACACTGGCGAAGATTCTGGCACATGTCGGGTATCAGGTGGAGCGGGAATATTATGTAAACGACATGGGCAAGCAGGTTGATACTCTGGGCGAGTCGGTCTTAAGAAGATATCTTCAGCGCAAGGGGATTCCGGTTCCGTACCCGGATTACTGTTATCAGGGAGAATACATCAAAGACCTGGCCAGTTCATTTGTTTTGAGAAATTATACATTGAGCAGTGTCAAAAAGATTGACGAGATCAAAGAAAAAACAAAGATGACTGTTCTGAATAAAATGTTAAAACAGATCAAGGATTTTCTGGAGAAAAAACTGAATATTAAATACGACGTCTGGTTTTCCGAAAAGTCCTTAATGGACTCGGGGAAATTTGATAAGACCATCGCACAGTTAAAAGAAAAAAATCTGACCTTTGAACAGGATGGAGCGTTATGGTTCAGGTCTACAGAGTTCGGCGATGATAAAGACCGGGTGCTGATTAAGAAAGACGGCAAGCCGACTTATTTCGCGACGGACATTGCGCATCATCTGGTTAATTTTGAAACCAATTCCAGAAAAGTAAATATTCTCGGTGCGGATCACCACGGCGAAATACCCCGTTTGCAGGCGGCGCTGAAAGCGCTGGGGCATGAAGGAAAACTGGATGTGATATTCGTACAGCTGGTCCGTCTTTTGGAAGGCGGATATGAAGTAAAAATGTCCAAACGGAGCGGTTCTTTTATCACACTGGAAGAGTTGGTGGAAGAAGTTGGTTTGGACGTCACCAGATTTTTCTTTCTGATGTACGCCGTTTCAACGCACATGGATTTTGACCTAAGCCTAGCCAGAAAGAAGTCCAGTAAAAACCCGGTGTATTATGTTCAATATGCTCATGCCCGGATTTGTAGTATAATGGAAAAGCTCAAAAACGAAGAAGCAACTCTGAGCAAAGTAAACGCGGAATTGAGCCATCCCACCGAATTGATTCTAATAAAAGAGCTGATAAAATTCCCCGATCTTTTGAAAGAAATCAGCAAAAGTTATGAGGTGCACCGTCTTCCTTTTTACACGATTGAGATTGCCAAGAAGTTTCATGATTTTTACGCAAAATGTAAAGTGATTGAAGAAGGTAATATTAATGAAGGCAGACTTCGCCTGATCCAGGCAACCCAGATTACTCTGCAGAATGCGCTCGCGCTGATGGGAGTGAGTGCTCCGACAAAAATGTAA
- a CDS encoding glycosyltransferase family 1 protein, translated as MRIGIDCRNILNPKGEVAGVGHYTYFLVKNILKTDKHNEYYLYFDYKMAGKTKEFEQKNVRIKFFPFSQYKRYLPFTYSHMLISAVLMKNKLDVFHAPAYACPLTYPGKIILTVHDLAIYRHPSWFPSGQSFSTKILVPKSMKKASRIIAVSKATKKDIVELFKTSPSKVTVIHEGVVPQKGEGKTKSVSKTDIQKKYKIAEKYLLFIGTIEPRKNLTALIKAYNVLMVKDYKKYKEYDLVIAGKKGWKYEEIFKTIKDQKFNYKIRFLNYVSQEHKVALMKNATCFVFPTLYEGFGLPIAEAMSMGIPVITSNVSSMPEVAGDAAVLVNPNKITEIEKAMAKVLGNKRLRDRMSKAGLVQAKNFTWNKVAKETIDLYREVGKKKDKKKKEKK; from the coding sequence ATGAGAATAGGAATTGATTGCAGGAATATATTAAATCCAAAAGGTGAAGTGGCCGGAGTAGGGCACTATACCTATTTTTTGGTAAAGAATATTCTGAAAACAGACAAGCACAACGAGTACTATTTGTATTTTGATTACAAGATGGCGGGCAAGACCAAAGAGTTTGAACAGAAAAATGTCCGGATCAAGTTCTTCCCGTTTTCCCAGTACAAAAGATACCTGCCGTTTACCTATTCGCATATGCTGATTTCCGCCGTGCTGATGAAAAACAAACTGGACGTTTTCCACGCCCCGGCCTATGCCTGCCCGCTGACCTACCCCGGTAAAATTATTCTGACTGTGCATGATCTGGCTATTTACCGGCATCCTTCCTGGTTTCCATCAGGTCAGTCTTTCAGTACAAAGATCCTGGTGCCAAAGAGCATGAAAAAAGCATCCAGGATAATAGCCGTATCAAAGGCAACGAAAAAAGATATTGTTGAACTTTTCAAAACCTCTCCAAGCAAAGTTACGGTTATTCATGAGGGCGTGGTGCCACAAAAGGGGGAAGGGAAAACGAAGTCAGTGTCTAAAACAGATATCCAGAAGAAATATAAAATCGCGGAAAAGTACCTTTTATTTATCGGCACGATCGAACCCCGGAAAAATCTGACCGCCTTGATTAAGGCATATAATGTGCTGATGGTGAAAGATTACAAAAAGTACAAGGAATATGATCTGGTGATTGCCGGCAAAAAAGGCTGGAAGTATGAGGAGATATTTAAAACTATTAAGGACCAGAAATTCAATTACAAAATTCGTTTTCTAAACTATGTTTCGCAGGAACATAAAGTTGCTCTGATGAAAAACGCCACCTGCTTTGTTTTCCCCACGCTTTATGAAGGGTTTGGTTTACCCATAGCCGAAGCGATGAGTATGGGCATTCCGGTAATCACTTCCAACGTTTCATCCATGCCGGAAGTCGCCGGGGATGCTGCGGTATTAGTGAACCCGAATAAAATCACAGAAATTGAAAAAGCGATGGCAAAAGTGTTAGGGAATAAAAGGTTGAGAGACAGAATGAGCAAGGCGGGATTAGTCCAGGCTAAAAATTTTACCTGGAACAAGGTTGCCAAAGAAACGATTGATTTATACCGCGAGGTCGGCAAAAAAAAGGATAAGAAAAAGAAAGAAAAAAAATAG
- a CDS encoding YHYH domain-containing protein, with protein MKKKLLIFLLVLFLSSSNVAFAHPGRTDSNGGHVCRTNCASWGLKTGQYHKHKKAVKKKIVKKETKKSSHKNVKTISGKKK; from the coding sequence ATGAAAAAGAAACTTCTAATTTTTTTATTAGTACTATTTCTTTCAAGTAGCAATGTTGCTTTTGCTCATCCTGGAAGAACAGACAGTAACGGTGGACATGTTTGTAGAACAAATTGCGCAAGTTGGGGATTGAAAACGGGGCAGTATCACAAACATAAGAAGGCTGTTAAGAAAAAGATTGTAAAAAAAGAAACAAAAAAAAGTTCTCATAAGAATGTAAAAACAATATCTGGTAAGAAAAAATAG